In a genomic window of Mycolicibacterium neoaurum VKM Ac-1815D:
- a CDS encoding DUF5718 family protein: MIDIDIEELRSWFGFGVAGNFAGHLEQAGEAVDFANVQSHGAAPKGIFPWYAPGADGFLGEFPLSHDSITLPASDEPLNLQIEPEVGLACRVHWNGDTVASLEPFALGAFNDCSIRRPGARKISDKKNWGPASKGVARRFYDISDLTPDGPTATLRLVCFLRGADGQEREYGVDSPLLGYSYYGEVLLDWITERLANQKGSEDTPLEDVGALMVASGHPENVLIGIGATKYTALGESTYLTAGDQAVVRVYDTASDAVSELRQTVSG; encoded by the coding sequence GTGATCGACATCGATATCGAGGAGCTGCGCTCGTGGTTCGGCTTCGGGGTGGCGGGCAACTTCGCCGGGCATCTCGAACAAGCCGGCGAGGCAGTCGATTTCGCGAATGTGCAGAGCCACGGCGCCGCGCCCAAGGGGATCTTCCCGTGGTACGCCCCGGGGGCCGACGGTTTCCTCGGTGAGTTCCCGCTCTCGCACGACTCCATCACATTGCCGGCCAGCGACGAACCGCTGAACCTGCAGATCGAGCCCGAGGTGGGCCTGGCCTGTCGGGTGCACTGGAACGGCGACACCGTCGCCAGTCTGGAACCGTTCGCGCTCGGCGCGTTCAACGACTGCTCGATCCGACGCCCCGGTGCCCGCAAGATCAGCGACAAGAAGAACTGGGGCCCGGCATCCAAGGGTGTGGCGCGGCGGTTCTACGACATCAGTGATCTCACCCCCGACGGTCCCACAGCCACCCTGCGGTTGGTGTGCTTCCTACGCGGTGCCGACGGTCAGGAGCGGGAGTACGGAGTCGACAGCCCGCTGCTGGGCTACTCCTATTACGGCGAGGTCCTGCTGGACTGGATCACCGAACGGCTGGCCAACCAGAAGGGTTCGGAGGACACCCCGCTGGAGGACGTCGGCGCGCTCATGGTGGCCTCCGGACATCCGGAGAACGTGCTGATCGGCATCGGGGCCACCAAGTACACCGCGCTGGGTGAGTCGACGTACCTGACCGCGGGTGATCAGGCCGTGGTGCGCGTCTATGACACCGCGTCCGACGCCGTATCCGAACTGCGCCAGACGGTTTCGGGATAG
- the serS gene encoding serine--tRNA ligase → MIDLKLLRDDPDRVRASQRARGEDPGLVDALLAADVARRAAVSAADTLRADQKIASKSVGKASAEERPALLARAKELADEVKSAEAAQAETEAAFTAAHMAVSNIIVDGVPAGGEDDFVVLDTVGTPAEIESPRDHLELGEALGLIDMERGAKVSGSRFYFLTGRGALLQLGLLQLAVRLATENGFTLMIPPVLVRPEVMAGTGFLGSHADEIYHLDDDDLYLVGTSEVPLAGYHSDEILDLSDGPKRYAGWSSCFRREAGSYGKDTRGIIRVHQFDKVEAFVYCRPEDAEAEHQRLLGWQREMLAAIEVPYRVIDVAAGDLGSSAARKYDCEAWVPTQSTYRELTSTSNCSTFQARRLSTRYRDENGKPQIAATLNGTLATTRWLVAILENHQQADGSVRVPPALVPYVGTEVLTP, encoded by the coding sequence GTGATCGACCTCAAGCTGCTCCGTGACGATCCCGATCGGGTCCGTGCCTCACAGCGTGCGCGTGGGGAGGACCCGGGCCTGGTGGACGCGCTGCTGGCCGCCGACGTCGCCCGGCGCGCGGCGGTATCCGCCGCCGACACGCTGCGCGCCGATCAGAAGATAGCCAGCAAGTCGGTGGGCAAGGCCTCTGCGGAGGAACGGCCCGCGCTGTTGGCCCGCGCCAAGGAGCTGGCCGACGAGGTCAAGTCCGCCGAGGCCGCCCAGGCGGAGACGGAGGCGGCGTTCACCGCCGCCCACATGGCGGTCTCGAACATCATCGTCGACGGGGTGCCCGCCGGCGGTGAGGACGATTTCGTGGTCCTCGACACCGTGGGAACACCCGCCGAGATCGAAAGCCCTCGCGATCACCTCGAGCTGGGTGAGGCGCTGGGGCTGATCGACATGGAACGCGGCGCCAAGGTATCGGGCTCGCGGTTCTACTTCCTGACCGGCCGCGGCGCCCTCCTACAGCTGGGTCTGCTGCAGTTGGCGGTCCGGCTGGCCACCGAGAACGGTTTCACGCTGATGATCCCTCCGGTGCTGGTGCGGCCGGAGGTCATGGCGGGCACCGGGTTCCTGGGCTCGCACGCCGACGAGATCTACCACCTCGACGATGACGATCTCTATCTGGTCGGCACCTCGGAGGTGCCGCTGGCCGGCTATCACAGCGACGAGATCCTGGACCTCTCCGACGGTCCCAAGCGTTACGCGGGCTGGTCATCGTGTTTCCGCCGGGAAGCCGGCAGCTACGGCAAGGACACCCGAGGCATCATCCGGGTGCACCAGTTCGACAAGGTCGAGGCGTTCGTCTACTGCCGCCCCGAGGATGCCGAAGCCGAGCATCAGCGGCTGTTGGGCTGGCAGCGGGAGATGCTGGCGGCCATCGAGGTGCCCTACCGGGTGATCGACGTCGCCGCCGGCGACCTGGGCTCGTCCGCGGCGCGCAAATACGACTGTGAGGCATGGGTTCCCACCCAGAGCACCTACCGCGAGCTGACCTCGACATCGAATTGTTCGACGTTCCAGGCCCGCCGGCTGTCGACCCGCTACCGCGACGAGAACGGCAAACCGCAGATCGCCGCGACCCTGAACGGCACACTGGCGACAACGCGCTGGCTGGTGGCGATCCTGGAGAATCACCAGCAGGCCGACGGCAGTGTCCGGGTGCCCCCGGCGCTGGTGCCCTACGTAGGTACGGAGGTACTGACACCGTGA
- a CDS encoding septum formation family protein, translating to MSHPPEDEPAAAEPFPIEAQPSSKSDSRWRRALSLSNPLSPTRRALLLTALGGLMIAGVITVLPDTAAGGRLAGLNTGTGALGLRSNSTFEKAKGGDCLNWPERTPDAAQIVDCTAEHRFEVAESVDMRTFPGTEYGPDAAPPSPARIQQISQEQCQSAVQRYLGDRFDPNGRFTVSLLWSGEKAWRQAGERRMLCGLQLPGANNQQQAFQGKVADIDQSKVWPAGTCLGIDPATNQPTDIPVDCAGPHSLEVTGSVNLADNFPQGLPAEADQDTFVKDNCARVTEAYLAPLELRTTTLTLVYSTIALPSWSAGSRQVSCSIGATLGNGGWSTLLNSAKGPLMINGRPPVPPPDIPDERLSIPAIPMPPVDTSSQITYDQSDSGSSSGGSGSGSGSGSTADQTQSNEHLPGQQTQEPTQAPATETPAGGNTFLNGPPVPAPPPPGAPPAPGAPVDGAVPPPVVPEPVVGPPPGPPVP from the coding sequence ATGTCGCACCCACCCGAGGACGAGCCCGCCGCCGCGGAACCGTTTCCGATCGAGGCCCAGCCCTCGTCGAAATCGGATTCCCGCTGGCGCCGCGCGCTGTCGCTGAGCAACCCGCTGAGCCCGACCCGACGGGCGTTGCTGCTCACCGCACTCGGCGGCCTGATGATCGCCGGCGTCATCACGGTCCTTCCCGACACCGCCGCCGGTGGCCGGCTGGCCGGATTGAACACCGGCACCGGTGCGCTGGGCCTGCGCAGTAACAGCACGTTCGAGAAGGCCAAGGGCGGTGACTGCCTGAACTGGCCCGAACGCACCCCCGACGCCGCCCAGATCGTCGACTGCACCGCCGAGCATCGCTTCGAGGTGGCCGAGTCCGTCGATATGCGGACCTTCCCCGGCACCGAGTACGGCCCGGACGCCGCACCGCCGTCACCGGCCCGCATCCAACAGATCAGCCAAGAGCAATGCCAGAGCGCCGTGCAGCGTTATCTCGGCGACCGCTTCGACCCGAACGGACGGTTCACCGTCAGCCTGCTGTGGTCGGGCGAGAAGGCCTGGCGCCAGGCCGGCGAGCGGCGCATGCTGTGCGGTCTGCAGCTACCCGGCGCGAACAACCAGCAGCAGGCATTCCAGGGCAAGGTCGCCGATATCGACCAGTCCAAGGTGTGGCCCGCGGGCACCTGTCTCGGCATCGATCCGGCCACCAACCAGCCCACCGACATCCCGGTCGACTGTGCGGGCCCGCACTCCCTCGAGGTCACCGGGTCGGTGAACCTGGCCGACAACTTCCCGCAGGGCCTGCCCGCCGAGGCCGATCAGGACACCTTCGTCAAGGACAACTGCGCACGGGTCACCGAGGCATACCTGGCACCGCTGGAACTGCGGACGACCACCCTGACGCTGGTCTACAGCACCATCGCGTTGCCGAGTTGGTCGGCGGGCAGCCGGCAGGTGTCCTGCAGCATCGGCGCGACACTGGGCAACGGCGGCTGGTCGACATTGCTCAACAGCGCCAAGGGGCCCCTGATGATCAACGGCCGGCCACCGGTGCCGCCGCCGGACATCCCCGACGAACGCCTGAGCATCCCGGCCATCCCGATGCCACCGGTGGACACCTCGTCGCAGATCACCTACGACCAGAGCGACAGCGGTAGCAGCTCCGGCGGGTCCGGCAGTGGCTCCGGCAGTGGGTCGACCGCGGACCAGACGCAGTCCAACGAGCACCTGCCCGGGCAGCAGACCCAGGAGCCCACCCAGGCTCCGGCGACGGAGACACCCGCCGGCGGGAACACCTTCCTCAACGGTCCCCCCGTGCCGGCACCGCCGCCGCCGGGAGCGCCGCCGGCACCGGGAGCTCCGGTCGACGGCGCCGTGCCCCCGCCCGTGGTGCCCGAGCCCGTAGTCGGCCCGCCACCCGGACCGCCGGTCCCCTGA
- a CDS encoding metallopeptidase family protein, which produces MPVTMSARRFEELVSDALDLIPADLARAANNVVFLVADRHPEEPDLLGLYEGIALTERDSTYAGALPDAITIYRDALLEMCASEDEVVEEVAITVVHELAHHFGIDDERLHELGWG; this is translated from the coding sequence GTGCCGGTAACGATGAGCGCCCGGCGTTTCGAGGAACTCGTCTCCGATGCGCTCGACCTGATTCCCGCGGATCTGGCCAGGGCGGCCAACAACGTGGTGTTCCTGGTCGCCGACCGGCACCCCGAAGAACCCGATCTGCTCGGCCTCTACGAGGGCATCGCGCTGACCGAGCGTGACTCGACCTATGCCGGCGCCCTGCCCGATGCGATCACGATCTATCGCGATGCGCTGCTGGAGATGTGCGCCTCCGAGGACGAGGTCGTCGAGGAAGTGGCCATCACGGTGGTCCACGAGTTGGCCCACCACTTCGGGATCGACGACGAGCGACTGCACGAACTGGGCTGGGGCTAG
- a CDS encoding histidine phosphatase family protein gives MTGRLVLVRHGQSHGNVERRLDTRPPGAALTDLGHQQARRFGQSWSHPVGMVAHSVATRARETAAGIAAGLELPTHQFDGIHEVQVGDLENRNDDAAIDAFEAVYRRWHGGDLDVPVPGGETGRQVLDRMVPVLTELRLRHLDDRRRTEDILVVSHGAAIRLVAAALAGVDPTFALENHLSNTECVVLSPITDGRWSCVQWGAATPPFTVAAQPDAQEAEADAGPMG, from the coding sequence ATGACGGGGCGCCTGGTGCTGGTGCGGCACGGCCAGTCCCATGGAAACGTCGAACGCCGCCTGGACACGCGTCCGCCCGGGGCCGCGTTGACCGACCTCGGGCATCAGCAGGCGCGCAGATTCGGCCAGAGCTGGTCACACCCGGTGGGAATGGTGGCGCACTCGGTGGCGACCAGAGCCCGCGAGACCGCGGCCGGTATCGCCGCCGGACTGGAACTGCCGACCCATCAGTTCGACGGTATCCACGAGGTGCAGGTCGGCGACCTGGAGAACCGCAACGACGACGCCGCGATCGACGCGTTCGAGGCGGTGTACCGGCGTTGGCACGGCGGCGACCTCGATGTCCCGGTACCGGGCGGCGAGACCGGCAGGCAGGTGCTGGACCGGATGGTCCCGGTGCTCACGGAGCTGCGGCTGCGCCATCTCGACGACCGGCGTCGGACCGAGGACATTTTGGTGGTCAGCCATGGGGCCGCGATCCGGCTGGTGGCGGCGGCCCTGGCCGGTGTCGACCCGACATTCGCGCTGGAGAATCACCTGAGCAACACCGAATGCGTGGTGCTCAGCCCCATCACCGACGGCCGCTGGAGCTGCGTGCAGTGGGGCGCGGCGACGCCGCCGTTCACCGTGGCGGCGCAACCGGACGCTCAGGAAGCCGAGGCCGACGCGGGCCCGATGGGCTGA
- the pheA gene encoding prephenate dehydratase, translating into MPRIAYLGPEGTFTEAALLALAGSGAIPGDVEPMPQTSPAAALEAVREGVADYACVPIENSIEGSVLPTLDGLAVGSPLQIFAEHTLDVAFSIVTRSDTSVEQIKTVAAFPVAAAQVRGWLSAELPDAQIVPANSNAAAAKDVAGGHADAGVSTALAARRYGLAELAVGVVDEPNARTRFVLVGPAGPPPARTGADRTSVVLRLDNVPGALVAAMTELSVRDIDLTRIESRPTRTELGTYKFFLDWVGHLEDEAVGDALMALHRRCAEVRFLGSWPTGAAVGALPPQADEAGRWLAQLRTGGSA; encoded by the coding sequence GTGCCACGCATCGCCTACCTCGGGCCGGAGGGGACGTTCACCGAGGCGGCCCTGCTCGCGCTGGCCGGGTCCGGCGCCATACCCGGCGATGTCGAGCCCATGCCCCAGACCAGCCCCGCCGCTGCGCTTGAGGCCGTTCGGGAAGGTGTCGCCGACTACGCCTGCGTGCCGATCGAGAACTCGATCGAGGGATCGGTGTTGCCGACGCTGGACGGTCTGGCCGTCGGCTCGCCGTTGCAGATATTCGCCGAGCACACGTTGGACGTTGCGTTCAGTATCGTCACCCGATCCGACACCTCTGTCGAGCAGATCAAGACCGTCGCGGCGTTCCCGGTGGCGGCGGCCCAGGTGCGCGGCTGGTTGTCCGCCGAGTTGCCCGACGCCCAGATCGTGCCTGCCAACTCCAACGCCGCGGCAGCCAAGGATGTCGCCGGCGGTCACGCCGATGCGGGGGTCAGCACGGCTCTGGCCGCCCGTCGCTATGGGTTGGCCGAACTCGCCGTGGGTGTGGTCGACGAGCCCAATGCGCGGACCCGCTTCGTCCTCGTCGGGCCTGCGGGCCCGCCGCCTGCCCGCACCGGCGCCGACCGGACCTCGGTGGTGCTGCGGTTGGACAACGTCCCCGGCGCGCTCGTCGCGGCGATGACCGAGCTCTCGGTCCGCGACATCGACTTGACCCGCATCGAATCACGGCCCACCCGAACCGAATTGGGCACCTACAAGTTCTTCCTGGACTGGGTGGGACACCTCGAGGACGAGGCAGTCGGCGATGCCCTCATGGCATTGCACCGGCGCTGCGCCGAGGTGCGGTTCCTGGGTTCCTGGCCCACCGGTGCCGCGGTCGGCGCCTTGCCCCCGCAGGCGGACGAGGCGGGTCGCTGGTTGGCACAACTTCGGACGGGAGGATCGGCATGA
- a CDS encoding DUF2470 domain-containing protein produces MTVTAPTTAERIRSACARAGGAMLAVEGFNGPTSIEPIATPVHHLLADGSFAITVPADGLITGMAVSAGSAGIQAVLEMTDYAPLPLREPVRALVWIRGRMFLVPDAEVAPMLDVIATENPNPALLQVNTGLGGRDDETPYALARLEIESVVVADSTGAESVGLGALLAADPDPFCGLESCWLRHLESAHRDVVDRLADRLPHTLRSGRVRPLGLDRYGVQLRVEDASGDHDVRLPFAKPVDDVTGLSQAIRVLMGCPFLNGLRARRI; encoded by the coding sequence ATGACTGTGACGGCGCCGACCACAGCCGAACGGATCCGCAGCGCATGCGCACGGGCCGGCGGGGCGATGCTGGCCGTGGAGGGATTCAACGGACCCACGTCCATCGAGCCGATCGCCACCCCGGTGCACCACCTGCTCGCCGACGGGTCGTTCGCCATCACGGTTCCGGCCGACGGGTTGATCACCGGCATGGCGGTCTCGGCCGGATCGGCGGGCATCCAAGCCGTCCTGGAGATGACCGACTACGCACCCCTGCCCCTGCGCGAACCGGTGCGCGCGCTGGTGTGGATTCGTGGACGGATGTTCCTGGTACCCGACGCCGAAGTCGCGCCCATGTTGGACGTGATCGCCACCGAGAATCCCAATCCCGCTCTCCTACAGGTGAACACCGGCCTCGGTGGTCGTGACGACGAGACCCCGTACGCGCTGGCGCGCCTGGAGATCGAATCGGTCGTGGTGGCCGATTCGACCGGTGCGGAGTCTGTCGGCCTCGGCGCCCTTCTCGCGGCCGATCCCGACCCGTTCTGCGGCCTGGAATCGTGTTGGCTGCGCCACCTCGAATCTGCACACCGCGACGTGGTCGACCGACTGGCCGACCGACTGCCGCACACCCTGCGCAGCGGCCGGGTCCGGCCGTTGGGCCTGGACCGCTACGGTGTGCAGCTGCGTGTCGAGGACGCCTCCGGTGATCACGACGTACGCCTGCCGTTCGCCAAACCCGTCGATGACGTGACCGGACTCAGCCAGGCCATCCGGGTGCTGATGGGCTGCCCGTTCCTCAACGGGCTGCGCGCACGCCGCATCTGA
- a CDS encoding CPBP family intramembrane glutamic endopeptidase — protein MTGPSLPSEHLPPRTIRLEIGVVLAVTFGLSAYTASLRLIEAALLGLSGQTVTLNERRSPFDLIDLGLNIASFAQLIAWGALALYLLWRSGYGPASIGLDRFRIHPDLTGGLGLAALIGLPGLALYIGARLLGLSAAVEPAEINDTWWRIPLLLAIAFANGWAEEIVVVAFLITRLQQLRITPAVALVISALLRGTYHLYQGYSAGLGNIVMGLVFGYVWLRTGRLWPLIVAHGLIDAVAFVGYSLAADELDWLG, from the coding sequence GTGACCGGTCCGTCCCTGCCGAGCGAACATCTGCCGCCGCGCACCATCCGCCTCGAGATCGGCGTCGTGCTGGCGGTCACCTTCGGGTTGAGCGCGTACACCGCGTCGCTGCGCCTGATCGAGGCGGCGCTGCTGGGGCTGAGCGGTCAGACGGTCACCCTCAACGAACGCCGATCGCCGTTCGACCTGATCGACCTCGGACTCAACATCGCCTCGTTCGCGCAACTCATAGCATGGGGCGCGCTGGCTCTATACCTGTTGTGGCGCAGCGGTTATGGACCCGCCTCGATCGGACTCGACAGATTCCGGATACACCCCGACCTGACCGGCGGACTCGGCCTCGCCGCATTGATCGGGCTGCCCGGGCTCGCCCTGTACATCGGTGCCCGGCTGCTGGGCCTCAGCGCCGCCGTCGAACCTGCCGAGATCAACGACACCTGGTGGCGGATTCCGCTGCTGCTGGCCATCGCATTCGCCAACGGCTGGGCCGAGGAGATCGTCGTCGTGGCCTTCCTCATCACCCGCCTGCAGCAGCTACGCATCACACCCGCCGTCGCGCTGGTCATCTCGGCGCTGCTGCGCGGCACCTACCACCTGTATCAGGGCTACAGCGCCGGGCTGGGCAATATCGTCATGGGCCTGGTGTTCGGCTATGTCTGGCTGCGAACCGGTCGGCTGTGGCCGTTGATCGTCGCGCACGGGCTCATCGACGCGGTGGCCTTCGTCGGCTACTCATTGGCCGCCGACGAGCTGGATTGGTTGGGCTGA